From Triticum urartu cultivar G1812 chromosome 2, Tu2.1, whole genome shotgun sequence, a single genomic window includes:
- the LOC125539943 gene encoding transcription factor IBH1 has product MDAKGATESSNPNRVVASVPSAAVASASAPTKRMLAFHFLRALSRIHGAAGPARRRTRTIRRAAYSSMARATGPRRAWSRALLLQAQARARRSRAETSRRAAVLVRRRVVAGPAAAAPARVALAPVVGQPSSAAARAALVPPAPPARQAGEPARSDALRRLVPGGAGMEYCSLLEETADYVRCLRAQVQLMQGLADLFSCQ; this is encoded by the coding sequence ATGGACGCCAAGGGCGCGACGGAGAGCTCAAACCCTAACCGCGTCGTTGCCAGCGTACCATCGGCCGCCGTGGCGTCGGCGTCGGCGCCGACGAAGCGCATGCTGGCGTTCCACTTCCTGCGCGCGCTGTCCCGGATCCACGGCGCGGCCGGCCCGGCGAGGCGCCGCACGCGCACCATCCGCCGCGCTGCCTACTCCTCCATGGCGCGGGCCACCGGGCCCCGCCGCGCATGGAGCCGCGCACTGCTGCTCCAGGCCCAGGCGCGCGCGCGCAGATCCAGGGCGGAGACGTCGAGGCGGGCCGCGGTGCTCGTCCGGAGGCGCGTCGTCGCCGGACCGGCAGCGGCAGCACCAGCACGCGTCGCCCTCGCTCCTGTTGTCGGGCAGCCATCGTCGGCGGCTGCTCGTGCGGCGCTGGTCCCTCCGGCCCCTCCGGCGCGGCAGGCGGGGGAGCCGGCGAGGAGCGACGCGCTGCGGCGGCTCGTCCCCGGCGGCGCCGGGATGGAGTACTGCAGCCTGCTGGAGGAGACCGCCGACTACGTCCGCTGCCTCCGCGCGCAGGTGCAGCTCATGCAGGGCCTCGCCGACCTCTTCTCCTGCCAATGA